The Salvelinus fontinalis isolate EN_2023a chromosome 31, ASM2944872v1, whole genome shotgun sequence genome has a window encoding:
- the LOC129830341 gene encoding PRELI domain containing protein 3B-like — protein MKIWTSEHIFNHPWETVTKAAMQKYPNPMNPGVVGVDVLNRHVDTQGRLYSNRLLSTEWGLPSLAKTLIGITRTNTYIQEHSVVDPKEKTFELQSTNISCTNIVSVDEKLTYRPHPQDPEKTILTQEALISVKGISLSSYLEGLMAKTISANAGKGREAMEWVIRRLNTEIEELAATAQATIRIPMAAAVAEK, from the exons ATGAAGATCTGGACCTCCGAACACATATTCAA CCACCCGTGGGAGACTGTGACCAAGGCAGCAATGCAGAAGTATCCCAACCCAATGAACCCTGGCGTGGTAGGGGTGGATGTGTTGAACAGACATGTGGACACACAGGGCCGGCTATACAGCAACAGACTGCTCAGCACAGAATGGGGACTGCCCTCCTTGGCCAAGACT cTCATTGGTATAACACGAACCAACACATACATCCAGGAACATTCGGTGGTGGACCCCAAGGAAAAGACTTTTGAGCTGCAATCTACAAAT ATTTCATGTACTAACATAGTATCTGTGGACGAGAAGTTAACATACAGGCCGCATCCGCAGGATCCCGAAAA GACCATACTGACACAAGAGGCACTTATCTCTGTGAAAGGAATTAGTCTGAGCAGTTACCTGGAGGGGCTCATGGCCAAAACCATCTCGGCAAACGCAGGCAAA GGACGAGAGGCGATGGAGTGGGTCATCAGGCGGTTAAACACAGAGATCGAGGAGCTGGCAGCAACGGCACAGGCCACAATCCGCATCCCCATGGCAGCCGCAGTCGCAGAGAAATGA